A section of the Streptomyces sp. NBC_01591 genome encodes:
- a CDS encoding phosphotransferase family protein — translation MSSVHPPGLDLDRLRGHLDRKRPGLVSGPLEARIVEGGRSNLTYIVTDGTGRWVVRRPPLGHVLATAHDMKREHRVISALHPTAVPVPEPVLLCEDDSVIGSPFYVMEYVEGTPYRTAEQLAPLGAERTREAVLGLVDTLVALHAVDPQSVGLGDFGRPEGFLDRQLLRWGKQLDASRNRDLPGIDELHAALGRELPVSPAPTVVHGDYRLDNVLIGSDDRIKAVLDWEMSTLGDPLTDLGLLVMYSSDLGLADSPVSTTSGAAGHPSPAELIERYAARSGRDTSAISWYTAFAWFKLAVILEGIHYRYTLGQTVGAGFDRIGDLVPVFIEHGLTTLQEG, via the coding sequence ATGAGCTCAGTCCACCCGCCAGGCCTCGACCTCGACCGGCTGCGCGGACACCTCGACCGCAAGCGGCCGGGCCTGGTGAGCGGACCGCTCGAAGCCCGGATCGTCGAGGGCGGCCGGTCGAACCTGACGTACATCGTCACGGACGGAACCGGCCGCTGGGTCGTCCGCAGGCCCCCGCTGGGCCATGTGCTGGCCACCGCGCACGACATGAAGCGCGAGCACCGGGTGATCAGCGCCCTGCACCCGACGGCCGTTCCGGTGCCCGAACCGGTGCTGCTCTGCGAGGACGACTCGGTGATCGGGTCGCCGTTCTACGTCATGGAGTACGTCGAGGGCACCCCGTACCGCACCGCCGAACAGCTCGCCCCGCTGGGCGCCGAGCGCACCCGGGAGGCGGTCCTCGGGCTCGTCGACACCCTTGTCGCACTGCACGCCGTGGACCCCCAGTCCGTCGGGCTCGGCGACTTCGGGCGCCCCGAGGGCTTCCTCGACCGGCAGCTGCTCCGCTGGGGCAAGCAGCTGGACGCGTCGCGCAACCGCGATCTGCCCGGCATCGACGAACTGCACGCCGCGCTCGGGCGGGAGCTGCCCGTCTCACCCGCGCCCACCGTCGTGCACGGCGACTACCGGCTGGACAACGTCCTGATCGGCTCCGACGACCGGATCAAGGCCGTCCTCGACTGGGAGATGTCGACGCTCGGCGACCCGCTGACCGACCTCGGCCTGCTGGTGATGTACAGCTCCGATCTCGGCCTGGCCGATTCACCGGTCTCCACCACCAGCGGCGCGGCGGGCCACCCCTCCCCCGCCGAACTGATCGAGCGCTATGCCGCCCGCTCCGGCCGGGACACCTCCGCCATCTCCTGGTACACGGCGTTCGCCTGGTTCAAGCTCGCCGTGATCCTGGAGGGCATCCACTACCGCTACACGCTGGGCCAGACCGTCGGCGCAGGCTTCGACCGCATCGGCGACCTCGTCCCCGTCTTCATCGAGCACGGCCTCACCACCCTCCAGGAAGGCTGA
- a CDS encoding acyl-CoA dehydrogenase family protein: MDFAFDARTEELRGRLLAFMDEHVYPAEKTADEQRALLASPWDTPRIVEDLKAEARRQGLWNLFLPDAEYGAGLTNLQYAPLAEITGRSPQLAPTALNCAAPDTGNMEVLFQFATDEQKKQWLEPLLAGEIRSAFAMTEPGVASSDATNIETRIVRDGGDYVINGRKWYISGAMNPDCKIFIVMGKTATADGPDGSDIRRQQSMILVPRDTPGLEVRRAMQVYGYEDHYHGGHAEVVFTDVRVPAENLIGEEGGGFAIAQARLGPGRIHHCMRLIGMAERAIELMCRRAVSRTAFGKPLAQQGVVQNWIADARVTVEQLRLLVLKTAWLMDTVGNRGAHTEIQAIKIATPRAVVDILDQAVQLHGAGGVSQDFPLAELWASARTLRLADGPDEVHQRSLARREIKRYV; encoded by the coding sequence ATGGACTTCGCATTCGACGCCCGCACCGAAGAGCTGCGCGGCAGGCTGCTCGCCTTCATGGACGAGCACGTGTACCCGGCCGAGAAGACCGCGGACGAGCAGCGCGCGCTGCTGGCCTCCCCGTGGGACACCCCGCGGATCGTCGAGGACCTGAAGGCCGAGGCGCGCAGGCAGGGCCTGTGGAACCTCTTCCTGCCCGATGCCGAGTACGGGGCCGGGCTGACCAACCTCCAGTACGCCCCGCTCGCCGAAATCACCGGCCGTTCCCCGCAGTTGGCGCCGACCGCACTCAACTGCGCGGCCCCGGACACTGGCAACATGGAGGTGCTCTTCCAGTTCGCCACGGACGAGCAGAAGAAGCAGTGGCTGGAGCCGCTGCTCGCCGGTGAGATCCGCTCGGCGTTCGCGATGACGGAGCCCGGGGTCGCCTCGTCGGACGCGACGAACATCGAGACCCGGATCGTGCGCGACGGCGGTGACTACGTCATCAACGGCCGCAAGTGGTACATCTCCGGGGCGATGAACCCGGACTGCAAGATCTTCATCGTGATGGGCAAGACAGCGACTGCCGATGGCCCCGACGGCTCCGACATCCGCCGCCAGCAGTCGATGATCCTGGTCCCCCGCGACACCCCCGGCCTCGAAGTGCGCCGCGCCATGCAGGTGTACGGGTACGAGGACCACTACCACGGCGGTCACGCGGAAGTCGTCTTCACCGATGTGCGGGTGCCGGCCGAGAATCTGATCGGCGAGGAGGGCGGCGGCTTCGCCATCGCCCAGGCGCGGCTGGGACCGGGCCGGATCCACCACTGCATGCGGCTGATCGGCATGGCCGAGCGGGCCATCGAGCTGATGTGCAGGCGGGCGGTGTCCCGTACGGCCTTCGGCAAGCCGCTCGCCCAGCAGGGCGTCGTGCAGAACTGGATCGCGGACGCGCGGGTCACGGTGGAGCAGCTGCGACTGCTGGTGCTGAAGACGGCGTGGCTGATGGACACGGTGGGCAACCGGGGCGCGCACACGGAGATCCAGGCCATCAAGATCGCCACCCCGCGCGCGGTGGTCGACATCCTCGACCAGGCGGTGCAGCTGCACGGCGCGGGCGGGGTGAGCCAGGACTTCCCGCTGGCCGAACTGTGGGCGTCGGCACGGACGTTGCGGCTGGCGGACGGCCCGGACGAGGTGCATCAGCGGTCGTTGGCCCGGCGGGAGATCAAGCGGTACGTGTAG
- a CDS encoding HEAT repeat domain-containing protein has protein sequence MQTPADEQFHDAAGRAGAALPGGLPDARDCTPEVLRRLIRHEDPGQRHLGLVLLTERVAECRPSDDAESAELAGLLPRSLTGLPEADLLLAGLYEELGHHLRGRFRPAWRTAGPLPVRVRIAWLRADVHHDPTVLRDEAPDELLYQAVRETSITATHRPARLVDELAGSGDPVLQAEAVRLARQGLHAGLLAPALVREGLIGLLGADSAPVVAGALGELAEPWAATDPLPPGLLAPFLAAGPVRESAGARAEDAAREPAGEPVEGAVREWPAVADAALAAAARHGHRELLRQVVDDPGLPPGPRRRGMELLGDLADRDDIGELTAVAARDPLLFGGPVVTCLRGLHRRGHFPDDPDVPAVIGLALSDHSIPPRDVATILFTSRKETLRVLTEAPADDPGWPRRLALLVALAGQGAGELPIGDAIAHMLPSAPAPGPFLDAIRELRHEDAEEAVIALLPSAPAAALDTLEAIGGDRTVLALREGLGLTTDETAPHLRPVRNRALELLWLLNRDPALRHELLVRLDPVDLPPRIAADLGGPDERELALLRSHLDPDEPVAALCRLAAHGNAGTFPAIADLLLRIVAEQAASGEPGAATRTGEHGKPAGEPVVPQEVLDAVSALGRRLHERGAIRPVCLLGTADAREAGHALVATMALDLLDRPGVSDGEQTILLELLLRAPWTGTRARVHRLLRHRDRHVRKHVIALLARDASGEDARALSATLIALTTAQDIQTVRQALLALGHARAHWASAAISACLDHPNMNIRKTAAEVLVRAGTPAALPKLLSRLGHDGNPGLRDSLVEALYAVLGDAYAATIVAAAEHSRDDGTRELLLEGLHGTLTARSALALDDQASPVAVTLLSLVASRRIGLASGTVKDLAAAMARHGITASAAEQPSSVAGETDRDIRALVAGGWNPAVALRVVERDEPLGPDRTAQLRPMLADWLRLAASRPALRGGELRNKAVPNKALRNKALRIKVVRFALRICAEPRDAAELTVFARSAPVLLDALADARDGDRHDLIAVLEAVAPMLTATERPAAVAAVRALRPAPATPSRSVLTLLRRLGAVPVRADLDRALAGARLGADPWQAETAVLREAFAVPETAAAVPVSAGTRAWRAALDDAVRTPGALEEFRRRNDGAVPSRDRLTALIEVHRGADPGVRAVLLDWMTLLQPIDAPPWTIAETAHAPTPSSPRRVRVDDLDQPRSAALRERLLAMLRSAAADRRETAALALARWPEPEARLPVLRAYLRGRVDLRVGADLARALGALDETELRDDDIRPDRVARAAAQLDPWELERLVPLLLEWWEHAPPAVAPAVADALRAYPADALAGALDNRLAAGAWGFLDLLVGRPLLRTPALTRTCRRLRTEGRDELADRLLLVEGPLRGPDAVRQDAAALAALRDRGAAVPAGTGQRPTRRELLDLAATGTPEQICRALTELAETHTGPEPDKDRQLLDLLGELLTHPRSKVRLRAHRTSRVMLGRPTHLRHTELLLDDPRSDVVRMAIRTLTRAGWDPAVPAVTGLLGHPHPVVRETAADGLVEMGGPAVPALRKAAARARPDRRTLYTDVLDRIRAGGE, from the coding sequence ATGCAGACACCGGCGGACGAACAGTTCCACGACGCCGCGGGCCGGGCCGGAGCAGCCCTGCCGGGCGGGCTCCCGGACGCGCGGGACTGCACACCGGAGGTCCTGCGGCGGCTGATCCGGCACGAGGATCCCGGGCAGCGTCATCTGGGGCTGGTCCTGCTCACCGAGCGTGTCGCCGAGTGCCGCCCGTCCGACGATGCGGAGTCGGCCGAACTCGCCGGGCTGCTGCCCCGATCGCTGACGGGACTGCCGGAGGCGGATCTCCTTCTGGCCGGGCTGTACGAGGAACTCGGCCACCACCTGAGGGGCCGTTTCCGGCCGGCTTGGCGCACGGCCGGGCCACTGCCGGTGCGGGTACGGATCGCCTGGCTGCGCGCCGATGTGCACCACGACCCCACGGTGCTCCGCGACGAGGCCCCGGATGAACTCCTGTACCAGGCCGTGCGGGAGACGAGTATCACCGCTACGCACCGGCCGGCGCGGCTCGTGGACGAGCTGGCGGGCAGCGGCGACCCGGTGCTCCAGGCCGAGGCGGTACGGCTGGCCCGGCAGGGGCTGCACGCCGGGCTGCTGGCCCCGGCGCTGGTCCGGGAGGGCCTGATCGGCCTGCTGGGAGCCGACAGCGCCCCGGTGGTCGCCGGCGCGCTGGGCGAACTCGCCGAACCGTGGGCGGCGACGGATCCGCTGCCGCCCGGCCTCCTCGCCCCGTTCCTCGCCGCCGGTCCGGTGCGGGAGTCGGCCGGGGCACGGGCGGAGGATGCGGCGCGGGAGCCGGCCGGGGAACCGGTGGAAGGTGCGGTGCGGGAGTGGCCCGCGGTGGCCGACGCCGCCCTCGCGGCCGCCGCGCGCCACGGCCACCGGGAGCTGCTGCGCCAGGTCGTCGACGACCCCGGACTGCCGCCGGGTCCTCGCCGACGTGGGATGGAACTGCTCGGCGACCTGGCGGACCGCGACGACATCGGTGAGCTGACGGCCGTCGCCGCACGCGATCCCCTGCTGTTCGGCGGTCCGGTCGTGACCTGCCTGCGCGGTCTCCACCGGCGCGGGCACTTCCCGGACGATCCGGACGTCCCCGCCGTCATCGGCCTGGCCCTGTCCGACCACTCGATTCCGCCCCGCGACGTGGCGACCATCCTCTTCACCTCCCGGAAGGAGACGCTCCGCGTACTGACGGAGGCGCCGGCCGACGATCCCGGCTGGCCGCGACGGCTCGCCCTGCTGGTCGCCCTGGCCGGGCAGGGGGCCGGCGAGCTCCCGATCGGGGACGCGATCGCACACATGCTTCCCTCCGCCCCCGCACCCGGGCCGTTCCTCGACGCGATCCGCGAACTGCGCCACGAGGACGCCGAAGAGGCCGTGATCGCCCTGCTGCCCTCGGCGCCGGCCGCGGCCCTGGACACGCTGGAGGCGATCGGCGGGGACCGGACGGTACTGGCCCTGCGCGAAGGGCTGGGCCTCACCACGGACGAGACGGCGCCCCATCTGCGCCCCGTACGGAACCGCGCCCTCGAACTGCTGTGGCTGCTGAACCGCGATCCGGCGCTCCGCCACGAGCTCCTCGTACGGCTCGACCCCGTCGACCTGCCGCCGCGCATCGCGGCCGACCTCGGCGGCCCGGACGAGCGGGAACTGGCCCTGTTGCGCTCCCACCTGGACCCGGACGAGCCGGTGGCGGCGCTGTGCCGGCTGGCGGCCCACGGCAACGCCGGCACCTTCCCGGCCATCGCCGACCTGCTGCTGCGCATCGTGGCGGAGCAGGCCGCGTCGGGGGAGCCGGGAGCGGCCACCCGGACCGGGGAACACGGAAAGCCGGCCGGTGAGCCCGTGGTGCCGCAGGAGGTCCTGGACGCGGTGAGCGCCCTGGGCCGCCGGCTCCACGAGCGGGGTGCGATCCGGCCGGTCTGTCTGCTCGGTACCGCGGACGCGCGGGAGGCGGGGCACGCACTCGTCGCGACGATGGCGCTGGACCTGCTGGACCGGCCAGGGGTGTCCGACGGTGAGCAGACGATCCTGCTCGAACTGCTGCTCAGGGCCCCCTGGACGGGCACCCGTGCGCGGGTGCACCGGCTGCTGCGCCACCGCGACCGGCACGTACGCAAGCACGTCATCGCCCTGCTCGCCCGTGACGCCTCGGGGGAGGACGCCAGGGCCCTGTCGGCGACGCTGATCGCGCTGACCACCGCGCAGGACATCCAGACCGTCCGGCAGGCGCTGCTCGCCCTCGGCCACGCCCGCGCCCACTGGGCGAGCGCCGCGATCTCCGCATGCCTCGACCATCCGAACATGAACATCAGGAAGACGGCGGCCGAGGTGCTGGTCCGCGCGGGCACACCGGCGGCGCTACCGAAGCTCCTCTCCCGACTCGGACACGACGGCAACCCCGGTCTGCGCGACAGCCTCGTCGAGGCCCTGTACGCAGTCCTCGGCGACGCCTACGCGGCCACGATCGTCGCCGCCGCCGAGCACAGCCGGGACGACGGCACCCGCGAGCTGCTGCTGGAGGGCCTCCACGGCACCCTCACCGCACGCTCGGCCCTCGCGCTGGACGACCAGGCGTCACCGGTGGCGGTCACGCTGCTCTCGCTGGTGGCGTCCCGCCGGATCGGACTGGCCTCCGGCACCGTGAAGGACCTGGCGGCGGCCATGGCCAGGCACGGGATCACCGCATCGGCCGCCGAGCAGCCGTCATCGGTGGCCGGCGAGACGGACCGCGACATCAGGGCGCTGGTGGCCGGGGGCTGGAACCCGGCGGTCGCGCTGCGCGTCGTCGAACGGGACGAGCCGCTCGGCCCCGACCGGACGGCACAGCTGCGGCCGATGCTGGCCGACTGGCTCCGGCTCGCCGCCTCCCGGCCGGCGCTCCGGGGCGGGGAGCTCCGGAACAAGGCGGTGCCGAACAAGGCGCTCCGCAACAAGGCGCTCCGGATCAAGGTGGTGCGGTTCGCGCTGCGGATCTGCGCCGAGCCCCGGGACGCCGCGGAGCTCACGGTGTTCGCCCGGTCCGCCCCGGTCCTGCTGGACGCGCTCGCCGACGCCCGGGACGGGGACCGGCACGACCTGATCGCCGTACTCGAAGCGGTCGCGCCGATGCTGACGGCCACCGAAAGGCCCGCCGCCGTCGCCGCGGTACGGGCACTGCGCCCCGCACCCGCGACGCCGAGCCGGTCCGTGCTGACGCTGCTGCGCCGCCTCGGTGCGGTGCCGGTCCGCGCCGACCTCGACCGGGCCCTCGCGGGCGCCCGGCTCGGCGCCGACCCCTGGCAGGCCGAGACCGCCGTGCTGCGGGAGGCCTTCGCCGTACCGGAGACGGCCGCCGCCGTGCCCGTGTCGGCCGGGACCCGGGCATGGCGGGCCGCGCTGGACGATGCGGTCCGTACACCGGGCGCATTGGAGGAGTTCCGCCGGCGGAACGACGGCGCGGTCCCCTCGCGGGACCGGCTGACCGCCCTGATCGAGGTCCACCGGGGTGCTGACCCCGGGGTCCGGGCCGTACTGCTCGACTGGATGACGCTGCTCCAGCCCATCGACGCGCCGCCCTGGACCATCGCCGAGACCGCCCACGCGCCGACTCCGTCGTCACCACGACGGGTGCGCGTCGACGACCTCGACCAGCCCCGTTCGGCGGCCCTGCGGGAGCGGCTGCTGGCGATGCTGAGGTCGGCCGCCGCGGACCGCAGGGAGACCGCCGCCCTGGCGCTGGCGCGGTGGCCCGAACCGGAGGCCCGGCTGCCGGTGCTGCGTGCGTACCTCCGTGGCCGGGTCGACCTGCGCGTCGGCGCCGACCTGGCCCGCGCACTGGGCGCTCTCGACGAGACGGAGCTCCGGGACGACGACATCCGGCCCGACAGGGTGGCGCGAGCGGCCGCCCAACTCGACCCGTGGGAACTGGAACGGCTGGTCCCGTTGCTGCTGGAGTGGTGGGAACACGCTCCGCCCGCCGTGGCCCCGGCGGTCGCCGACGCGTTGCGCGCGTACCCCGCCGACGCGCTGGCCGGGGCCCTGGACAACCGCCTCGCCGCCGGGGCCTGGGGCTTCCTGGACCTGCTCGTCGGCCGCCCGCTCCTGCGCACCCCCGCACTGACGCGGACCTGCCGACGCCTGCGTACCGAAGGGCGCGACGAACTCGCGGACCGGCTCCTGCTCGTCGAGGGGCCACTGCGCGGGCCGGACGCCGTGCGGCAGGACGCGGCGGCTCTGGCAGCGCTCCGTGACCGTGGCGCGGCGGTACCCGCCGGAACCGGGCAGCGCCCGACCCGGCGGGAACTGCTGGACCTGGCCGCAACAGGCACACCGGAGCAGATCTGCCGGGCGCTCACCGAACTGGCCGAGACGCACACCGGCCCGGAGCCGGACAAGGACCGGCAACTCCTCGACCTCCTGGGCGAGTTGCTCACGCATCCCCGGTCCAAGGTCCGCCTGCGCGCCCACCGCACCTCACGGGTGATGCTCGGCCGGCCGACCCACCTGCGCCACACCGAGCTCCTGCTGGACGACCCCCGGTCCGACGTGGTGCGCATGGCCATCCGTACGCTCACCCGGGCAGGTTGGGACCCCGCGGTCCCCGCCGTGACGGGACTGCTCGGGCACCCGCATCCCGTCGTGCGCGAGACGGCGGCCGACGGGCTCGTCGAGATGGGCGGGCCGGCGGTCCCCGCCCTCCGCAAGGCCGCCGCCCGCGCCCGGCCCGACCGGCGCACCCTGTACACGGATGTACTGGACCGGATCAGGGCCGGTGGGGAATAG
- a CDS encoding TetR/AcrR family transcriptional regulator, whose translation MAKATDGDTAPVPQRLLAAATRLFAEQGYDRTSVQEIVEAAGVTKGALYHYFGSKEDLLQEVYARVLRLQQERLDAFADADAPVEQRLRDAAADVVVTTIENLDDASIFFRSMHHLSPEKNKQVRVERRRYHERFRALVEEGQRSGVFSTATPADLIVDYHFGSVHHLSTWYRPDGPLSQQQVADHLADLLLRALRP comes from the coding sequence ATGGCCAAGGCGACGGACGGGGACACGGCTCCCGTTCCTCAGCGGCTGCTGGCCGCCGCCACCCGGCTCTTCGCCGAGCAGGGCTACGACCGCACCTCGGTCCAGGAGATCGTCGAAGCGGCGGGCGTCACCAAGGGTGCGCTCTACCACTACTTCGGCTCCAAGGAGGACCTCCTCCAGGAGGTCTACGCCCGGGTGCTCCGCCTCCAGCAGGAGCGCCTCGACGCCTTCGCCGACGCCGACGCCCCCGTCGAACAGCGGCTGCGCGACGCCGCCGCGGACGTGGTCGTCACGACCATCGAGAACCTCGACGACGCCTCGATCTTCTTCCGGTCCATGCACCACCTGAGCCCGGAGAAGAACAAGCAGGTCCGGGTGGAACGGCGCCGCTACCACGAGCGGTTCCGGGCCCTGGTGGAGGAGGGCCAGCGGAGCGGCGTGTTCTCCACCGCCACCCCCGCCGACCTGATCGTCGACTACCACTTCGGTTCGGTCCACCACCTGTCCACCTGGTACCGGCCCGACGGCCCGCTCAGCCAGCAGCAGGTCGCCGACCACCTGGCCGACCTGCTGCTGCGCGCGCTGCGTCCCTGA